In a single window of the Acidobacteriota bacterium genome:
- the ftsH gene encoding ATP-dependent zinc metalloprotease FtsH, which produces MIISSALIFVWYLQSKQTTPPKELSFDAALTQIKNKDIKEVTIKSDSLELVNQGDVKMTAKLDSSDSTRDQIYAASTDTDTVIKLEPASSGFGWLILVNALPFLLLMGFLLFTLRQMQAGGNKALSFGKSKAKLLNNQQKRVTFKDVAGVDEAKDELQEIIEFLKDPQKFQKLGGKIPKGVLMVGPPGTGKTLLAKAVAGEANVPFFSISGSDFVEMFVGVGASRVRDLFEQGKKNAPCIIFIDEIDAVGRHRGAGLGGGHDEREQTLNQLLVEMDGFESNDGVILMASTNRPDVLDPALLRPGRFDRRVVVGRPDVRGREGILKVHTKKIPLDENVDVSVIARGTPGFTGADLANIVNEAALNAARYNKKVVTMNDFEVAKDKVIMGTERKSMVISDEEKRITAYHEAGHTLVGLKVPNIDPVHKVTIIPRGMALGLTMYLPEKDRLSASKEYLLGQIAMAMGGRIAEDVFIGSITTGAANDIEKATEVARAMVCEYGMSELGPLTFGKKEEQIFLGREIAQHRDYSEDTAIRIDEQVQKIINEQYSRAETIIRENKDALIRLAEALLEYETLDAVQIRRVVAGLPLDVEAPASTDDDKPSDTEEKSGSRLTDTILPPITGNDPVTA; this is translated from the coding sequence ATGATAATCTCGTCGGCGCTCATTTTCGTGTGGTATCTGCAGTCAAAGCAGACCACTCCGCCGAAAGAGCTGTCGTTTGACGCGGCGCTGACGCAGATAAAGAACAAGGACATCAAAGAGGTCACGATCAAGTCAGATTCGCTCGAGCTTGTAAATCAAGGCGATGTGAAGATGACCGCAAAGCTCGATTCGAGCGATTCCACGCGTGATCAGATCTATGCTGCGTCGACCGATACAGATACGGTCATCAAGCTGGAACCTGCGTCCAGCGGTTTTGGCTGGCTGATACTGGTCAACGCGCTTCCGTTCCTGCTGCTAATGGGCTTTCTGCTGTTCACGCTGCGGCAAATGCAGGCAGGCGGGAATAAGGCACTTTCGTTCGGTAAATCCAAAGCGAAGCTGCTGAACAATCAGCAGAAACGCGTTACGTTCAAGGACGTTGCCGGCGTTGATGAGGCGAAAGATGAGCTGCAGGAGATCATAGAGTTCCTGAAAGATCCGCAGAAGTTTCAAAAGCTCGGCGGCAAGATACCGAAGGGCGTCCTGATGGTCGGCCCGCCGGGGACAGGAAAAACCTTGCTTGCTAAAGCCGTAGCAGGCGAAGCGAACGTTCCTTTCTTTTCAATTTCGGGCTCGGATTTTGTCGAAATGTTTGTCGGTGTCGGAGCGAGCCGCGTTCGCGACCTGTTCGAACAGGGCAAAAAGAACGCCCCCTGCATCATCTTCATTGACGAGATCGATGCCGTGGGCCGTCATCGCGGGGCAGGCCTCGGCGGCGGACACGATGAACGTGAACAGACGTTGAACCAACTGCTCGTCGAAATGGACGGCTTCGAATCGAATGACGGCGTCATCCTGATGGCTTCGACCAACAGGCCGGACGTGCTCGATCCGGCGCTGCTTCGCCCGGGCCGTTTCGACCGCCGTGTCGTCGTCGGACGTCCGGACGTCCGCGGCCGCGAAGGCATCCTGAAAGTTCACACGAAAAAGATCCCGCTCGACGAGAACGTCGATGTCAGCGTCATCGCACGCGGTACGCCGGGCTTTACGGGTGCCGATCTGGCGAACATCGTCAATGAGGCGGCTTTGAATGCCGCGCGTTACAACAAGAAGGTCGTCACGATGAACGACTTTGAGGTCGCCAAAGACAAGGTCATCATGGGCACCGAACGCAAGTCGATGGTCATTTCCGATGAGGAAAAGCGCATCACTGCATATCACGAGGCCGGCCATACGCTCGTCGGGCTCAAGGTGCCGAACATCGACCCTGTGCACAAGGTCACCATCATCCCTCGCGGGATGGCTCTCGGGCTGACGATGTATTTGCCGGAAAAAGACCGCCTGAGCGCGTCGAAAGAGTATTTGCTCGGCCAGATCGCAATGGCGATGGGCGGACGCATCGCTGAGGACGTCTTTATCGGCAGCATCACTACCGGTGCGGCCAACGACATCGAAAAAGCGACAGAGGTAGCCCGTGCGATGGTGTGCGAATACGGCATGTCGGAGCTTGGGCCTCTGACCTTCGGCAAAAAGGAAGAGCAGATCTTCCTCGGCCGCGAGATCGCCCAGCATCGTGATTATTCGGAAGATACCGCGATCAGGATCGATGAACAGGTACAGAAAATAATCAACGAACAGTATTCTCGTGCCGAAACCATTATTCGAGAGAACAAGGACGCCCTGATCCGTCTTGCTGAGGCGCTACTCGAATACGAGACGCTGGATGCCGTGCAAATAAGGCGTGTCGTCGCCGGGCTGCCGCTCGACGTTGAAGCTCCCGCATCAACGGACGACGATAAGCCTTCCGATACCGAAGAAAAGAGCGGGTCGCGTCTGACCGACACGATACTGCCGCCGATAACCGGCAATGATCCGGTGACGGCTTAA
- the thiE gene encoding thiamine phosphate synthase, with amino-acid sequence MKFDLPKIYPITDRRLSGMPHADQVRELALGGASLIQVREKNLPSGEFLTMAREAVAAGREFDVKIIINDRVDIALMSGAAGVHLGQTDLPPDAAREMLGAEAIIGYSTHNIEQATAAAKLPVDYIAVGPIFSTDTKEDTEPVVGIEGITAVRAAIGVIPLVAIGGISELRISGVLAAGADSAAVISAIYGDDSDISSRLSELIRIANNN; translated from the coding sequence GTGAAATTTGACCTTCCGAAGATCTATCCGATAACTGACCGCCGTCTTTCCGGCATGCCGCACGCCGATCAGGTGCGCGAGCTTGCTCTGGGCGGGGCGTCATTGATCCAAGTTCGCGAAAAGAACTTGCCGTCGGGTGAATTCTTGACGATGGCTCGGGAAGCTGTCGCGGCAGGCAGAGAGTTTGACGTAAAGATCATCATCAATGACCGTGTCGATATAGCTCTGATGTCTGGGGCGGCAGGCGTACATCTGGGCCAAACCGATCTTCCGCCCGACGCGGCACGCGAAATGTTGGGTGCTGAAGCGATCATCGGCTACTCAACGCACAACATAGAACAGGCAACTGCGGCCGCGAAGCTGCCTGTGGACTACATTGCCGTCGGGCCAATTTTTTCTACTGATACAAAAGAAGATACTGAGCCTGTGGTCGGTATCGAGGGCATTACCGCGGTTCGGGCAGCGATCGGCGTCATACCGCTGGTAGCGATAGGCGGCATCAGCGAACTTCGAATTTCCGGGGTGCTGGCCGCCGGCGCCGATTCCGCGGCTGTCATATCAGCCATTTACGGCGATGATTCAGATATTTCCTCCCGTCTTTCCGAACTGATCAGAATAGCGAACAACAATTAA
- a CDS encoding PilT/PilU family type 4a pilus ATPase gives MSLLDIAPIIEQMLLTSENVSDLNFSCGQKPQVEINGVLYPTSPLGLGKLSAFQTEMIAMALIRDNPDAADHLARLRTADLSYALPGKCRFRVNIFQQRSTYSIVMRVIPHEIPSFESLRLPPQLAQIADIRNGVVLLTGPTGSGKSSTLAAIIDKINETKAYHIVTIEDPIEFLHSHKKSTINQREIGADTRDFASALRAALRQAPKVILVGEMRDLETAEIALEAAETGHLVLSTLHTIDASKTIDRIIGLYPKNEERIIRTRLAQTFRYIVSQRLIPTADGRGRIAAVEILKSNPRTREYIERGESEGKTLLDAIRDGDLDGMQDFDTVIRDLIESKKITMEDGLAFATNQNNLLLQLSGLASTEDYMQVHRKEALSKQAVAPPPPATKDPDSVLNMME, from the coding sequence ATGAGTCTGCTTGATATAGCACCGATCATAGAGCAAATGCTGCTCACGTCTGAGAACGTCAGTGACCTCAATTTTTCGTGCGGTCAAAAGCCGCAGGTCGAGATCAACGGCGTACTCTATCCGACATCTCCGCTTGGGCTCGGTAAACTGAGCGCGTTTCAGACCGAGATGATAGCGATGGCGCTGATCCGCGACAATCCTGACGCCGCCGATCACCTCGCCCGCCTCAGAACCGCGGACCTCAGCTACGCTTTGCCGGGCAAGTGCCGTTTCCGTGTGAACATCTTTCAGCAGCGGAGCACATACTCGATCGTGATGCGTGTCATTCCGCATGAGATACCGAGTTTTGAGTCGCTCAGGCTGCCTCCGCAGCTTGCCCAGATCGCGGACATTCGCAACGGCGTAGTTCTGCTGACGGGGCCCACGGGTTCAGGAAAGAGCTCGACGCTTGCGGCGATCATCGACAAGATAAACGAAACAAAGGCGTATCACATCGTCACCATCGAGGACCCGATCGAATTTCTCCACTCTCACAAAAAGAGCACGATCAATCAGCGTGAGATCGGCGCAGATACGCGCGATTTTGCGTCCGCTCTGCGTGCCGCACTTCGACAGGCGCCGAAGGTCATCCTGGTCGGCGAGATGCGCGACCTCGAGACGGCTGAGATCGCCCTCGAAGCCGCCGAAACGGGCCACCTTGTCCTTTCGACCCTGCACACCATCGATGCGTCAAAGACCATCGACCGCATTATCGGCCTTTATCCCAAGAACGAAGAGCGGATCATACGCACGCGCCTTGCCCAGACATTCCGCTATATCGTCTCGCAGCGGCTTATCCCGACGGCTGACGGCCGCGGCCGCATAGCGGCGGTCGAGATCCTGAAATCGAATCCGCGAACACGCGAGTATATCGAACGCGGCGAAAGCGAAGGCAAGACGCTGCTCGACGCCATTCGTGACGGTGATCTGGACGGAATGCAGGATTTCGATACCGTCATCCGCGATCTGATCGAGTCGAAGAAGATCACCATGGAAGACGGCCTCGCTTTTGCTACAAATCAAAACAATTTGCTCCTTCAGCTTTCGGGCCTGGCATCGACAGAAGATTACATGCAGGTACATAGAAAAGAGGCTCTCTCTAAACAGGCCGTTGCTCCGCCGCCGCCGGCGACAAAAGACCCTGACTCGGTTTTGAACATGATGGAATAA
- the queA gene encoding tRNA preQ1(34) S-adenosylmethionine ribosyltransferase-isomerase QueA, whose protein sequence is MRLSDLDFHLPEELIAQQPLADRSASRLLVVDRSTGTFRDSVFSEFPSLLKRDDLLVVNNSRVFPARLIGRSETGAAVEIFLVRELGGARWEALARPAKRLQPGKRVLFGDELSAVVVERTDEGGVIVDLECSGDVFEAIESVGRTPLPPYIKRERDSDDTDRERYQTVYAKDRGSIAAPTAGLHFTPEILAQIEQGGIKRIEVTLHVGYGTFQPIRSGDLTDHRVAPETYEISEAAARELNTALDFGRRIVAVGTTTTRTLEDCYSRFGRFEPGRREAELTITPGFQFTAVKALVTNFHLPQSSLLLLTSTFGGRELIMTAYEHAVAEGYRFYSYGDCMFIF, encoded by the coding sequence ATGAGGCTGTCCGACCTCGATTTTCATCTTCCCGAAGAACTCATTGCCCAGCAGCCGCTCGCTGACCGTTCGGCGTCGCGACTGCTCGTCGTCGACCGCTCGACCGGCACGTTTCGCGATTCTGTCTTTTCGGAATTTCCTTCTTTGTTGAAAAGGGACGATCTGCTGGTCGTCAACAATTCGCGTGTTTTTCCCGCCAGGCTTATCGGCCGCAGCGAAACAGGTGCCGCGGTCGAGATATTCCTTGTCAGAGAACTCGGCGGCGCACGCTGGGAAGCTCTCGCACGTCCGGCCAAGCGCCTGCAGCCCGGAAAACGCGTGCTTTTCGGCGACGAACTTTCTGCAGTCGTTGTGGAAAGAACCGACGAAGGCGGCGTCATCGTCGATCTGGAATGCAGCGGGGACGTTTTCGAGGCAATCGAGAGCGTAGGCCGCACGCCGCTGCCTCCATACATAAAACGGGAACGTGATTCTGATGACACCGACCGCGAACGCTATCAGACCGTTTACGCAAAGGACCGCGGGTCGATCGCCGCGCCGACCGCCGGGCTGCATTTCACGCCGGAAATTCTTGCTCAGATCGAGCAAGGCGGGATCAAAAGGATCGAGGTCACACTGCACGTCGGCTACGGTACGTTTCAGCCGATCCGCTCAGGGGACCTGACCGATCACCGCGTCGCTCCGGAAACCTACGAGATCTCCGAGGCCGCCGCCCGGGAACTTAATACCGCGTTGGATTTCGGCAGGCGGATCGTTGCCGTCGGAACAACGACAACGCGGACACTGGAGGATTGCTATTCTCGTTTCGGGCGTTTTGAGCCGGGCCGCCGCGAAGCGGAATTGACGATCACGCCAGGATTTCAGTTCACGGCGGTAAAGGCTCTGGTGACAAATTTTCACCTGCCGCAGAGCTCGCTGCTTCTCCTGACTTCCACATTTGGCGGGCGCGAACTTATAATGACCGCATACGAACACGCCGTTGCCGAAGGGTACCGTTTTTACAGCTACGGCGACTGTATGTTCATATTCTAG
- the folP gene encoding dihydropteroate synthase has protein sequence MLSWQTSRRTIALGRPLVMGILNVTPDSFSDGGRFNAPDAASRRIEQMIADGADIIDIGGESTRPGSEQVDADEEIRRVIPAIGSALHFDVPVSVDTSKSSVARAAIDAGAEIINDISGLRFDGDMAAAAAETGAGLVLMHSRGDFADMHSQPAVANIFDEVCSGLTASVEKAEAAGIVSEKIVLDVGIGFGKTLEQNLELLARHAGIARGFDGIPFLIGVSRKSFIGKILGDASPEKRLAGSLAAALYAVERGAAIVRTHDVKETADALRIHHAISQSEPNSVRS, from the coding sequence ATGCTTTCCTGGCAGACATCACGCCGAACCATCGCCCTCGGCCGGCCGTTGGTAATGGGCATTTTGAACGTCACGCCCGACAGCTTTTCGGACGGCGGGCGATTTAATGCTCCCGATGCCGCTTCGAGACGCATCGAGCAGATGATCGCTGACGGGGCGGACATCATCGACATCGGCGGCGAGTCAACGCGGCCGGGCAGCGAACAGGTCGATGCGGATGAAGAGATCCGGCGTGTCATTCCTGCGATCGGATCCGCATTGCATTTTGACGTGCCCGTCTCGGTCGATACAAGCAAGTCATCGGTCGCCCGTGCCGCGATCGACGCAGGAGCTGAGATCATAAATGATATTTCCGGCCTTCGATTTGACGGCGATATGGCAGCAGCGGCCGCAGAAACGGGAGCAGGGCTTGTGCTGATGCATTCACGCGGCGATTTTGCCGATATGCATTCGCAGCCGGCGGTCGCAAATATATTTGACGAGGTTTGCAGCGGGCTTACCGCCAGCGTTGAAAAAGCAGAGGCCGCAGGCATCGTATCTGAAAAGATCGTGCTCGATGTCGGCATCGGCTTTGGAAAAACGTTGGAGCAAAATCTAGAATTGCTCGCGCGTCACGCCGGGATCGCCCGCGGATTTGACGGCATACCGTTTCTGATCGGCGTATCGCGAAAGTCCTTTATCGGGAAGATATTGGGCGACGCGTCGCCGGAAAAGAGGCTCGCAGGCAGCCTTGCCGCCGCTCTTTACGCTGTCGAACGCGGTGCCGCGATCGTCCGCACACATGATGTGAAAGAGACCGCCGATGCATTACGAATTCATCACGCAATATCTCAGAGCGAACCGAATTCCGTACGCTCGTGA
- the rimI gene encoding ribosomal protein S18-alanine N-acetyltransferase, with product MAFLDSIRSIFIPGFWPAYEDASPAPATEYHIRPLTRRQLGEVIRLNLRCFANGDNYSKYTFEYLFDEPLSLSYRIVTPEQRMVAFAFALVNENGSAHLTTIGVAPEHRRRGLAARLLDHLEAAIVSRGLSTMVLEVRVSNVQAQELYRKRGYIAVQRISKYYRDGEDCFLMMKAL from the coding sequence ATGGCGTTCCTGGACTCGATCCGAAGCATTTTCATTCCCGGCTTTTGGCCGGCCTATGAAGATGCGAGCCCGGCACCCGCGACCGAATATCACATCCGCCCTCTGACCCGCAGACAACTCGGCGAAGTGATCCGTCTGAATTTGCGGTGCTTTGCTAATGGCGACAATTATTCGAAATATACCTTTGAGTATCTTTTTGACGAACCGCTCTCTCTCAGCTACCGCATCGTTACGCCGGAACAGCGGATGGTCGCATTCGCATTTGCTCTGGTGAACGAGAACGGTTCGGCCCATCTGACGACAATAGGCGTCGCACCCGAACACCGTCGACGAGGACTCGCCGCAAGGCTCCTGGATCATCTTGAGGCCGCAATTGTCAGCCGCGGCCTCAGTACCATGGTGCTCGAGGTTCGTGTTAGCAACGTCCAGGCACAGGAGCTTTATCGTAAACGCGGCTACATCGCGGTCCAACGCATCTCAAAATATTATCGTGACGGCGAGGACTGTTTTCTGATGATGAAAGCCCTCTGA
- the tilS gene encoding tRNA lysidine(34) synthetase TilS, whose protein sequence is MHKFVRSLVTEWRRLGLPADDAAVVIAVSGGADSASLLGAMYELRELEKLRLRLVAAHFNHGLRGAASDEDEEFVRELTTEFRVEFASGRGLIASDGNLEENARRARYAFLRETAERVGAFAVLTGHTMNDQAETLLMNLVRGSGPAGLSGMKAIDAFGSRGATETRRQGDKETGRQGDRKTKLLFVGQTSDTDPFSTHLPVSLSPFLPFSSTPQLQLVRPLMHWAKRGDTEMYCRDAGIEYRYDTMNDDTAFRRVKIRKILLPLLADMNPNIIETLANTAALLQREVPRELPPVTESEDGSLYVTQLRSLPDNALGDALRDWLEKRRGTRRRLGMKHLQAVERLVKSTKSGRVVELPGGGRVIRSGGKLRFADAGS, encoded by the coding sequence ATGCATAAATTCGTTCGCAGTCTCGTCACGGAATGGCGGCGTCTCGGCCTGCCGGCGGACGATGCGGCCGTCGTGATCGCCGTGTCGGGCGGCGCGGATTCGGCGAGCCTGCTCGGGGCGATGTATGAACTGCGAGAACTGGAAAAGCTAAGACTGCGGCTTGTCGCGGCGCATTTCAATCACGGGCTTCGCGGTGCGGCGAGCGATGAAGATGAGGAATTCGTTCGCGAGCTTACGACAGAGTTCCGCGTCGAATTTGCATCGGGCCGCGGCCTGATCGCGAGCGACGGCAATCTGGAAGAGAACGCCCGTCGTGCCCGCTACGCATTCCTGCGCGAAACGGCGGAACGCGTCGGTGCATTTGCCGTGCTGACGGGCCACACAATGAACGACCAAGCCGAGACGCTGCTGATGAACCTTGTGCGCGGCAGCGGCCCTGCGGGTTTGAGCGGGATGAAAGCGATCGATGCTTTCGGCAGCCGCGGAGCAACCGAGACAAGGAGACAAGGAGACAAGGAGACCGGGAGACAAGGAGACCGGAAGACGAAGCTCCTTTTTGTCGGTCAGACATCAGATACTGATCCTTTTTCTACGCATCTCCCTGTCTCCTTGTCTCCTTTTCTCCCCTTCTCCTCAACTCCTCAATTGCAATTGGTCAGGCCGCTGATGCATTGGGCGAAACGCGGCGATACCGAGATGTATTGCCGCGATGCCGGCATCGAATATCGCTATGACACGATGAACGACGACACGGCTTTTCGACGTGTGAAGATCCGCAAGATATTGCTCCCGCTGCTTGCTGATATGAACCCCAACATCATAGAAACGCTCGCGAATACCGCCGCATTGCTGCAGCGAGAGGTTCCGCGTGAATTGCCGCCCGTCACAGAATCCGAGGACGGCAGCCTTTATGTGACGCAGCTGCGATCGCTGCCGGACAATGCTCTCGGTGATGCGCTTCGCGATTGGCTGGAAAAACGCCGCGGCACGCGGCGGCGGCTCGGGATGAAACATCTTCAGGCCGTCGAGCGTTTGGTCAAAAGTACGAAGAGCGGCCGTGTCGTCGAACTGCCGGGCGGCGGCCGCGTGATACGGTCGGGCGGGAAGTTGAGGTTCGCTGACGCAGGATCGTGA
- a CDS encoding zinc-ribbon domain-containing protein: MIIRCDSCSVSLQLDESKIPAGSFSVRCPRCQNLLRVQKGAGGRAVSPVEQLAANQPAQPTGDNAAEFAKREVEKQVNESLRTLLSALHGEKSKLDDDDDDEKPRRVLLCLGEQRDEVAKLLAGSGYKVYVAQNPAQANERLRDGKTEILIFSPDFAQESGGAAVIQQRANSMYSSERRRLFLISLEDQGTTMNAQEAFMRNLNLIVNNNDIKQLPLILNRALGDYNDLYFNFNKASGLEAV, translated from the coding sequence ATGATCATTAGATGCGATAGTTGCTCAGTCTCGTTACAGCTTGACGAATCAAAGATCCCGGCAGGGAGCTTCTCGGTTCGTTGTCCGCGGTGTCAAAACCTACTGCGAGTTCAGAAAGGTGCGGGCGGCAGGGCCGTTTCTCCGGTCGAACAACTCGCAGCCAATCAGCCTGCACAACCGACCGGCGACAACGCTGCCGAGTTCGCAAAGCGCGAGGTCGAAAAGCAGGTCAACGAATCGCTCCGGACGCTGCTTTCTGCACTGCACGGCGAAAAAAGCAAGCTGGATGACGACGATGACGACGAAAAGCCGCGCCGCGTCCTCCTGTGCCTCGGTGAGCAGCGGGACGAAGTGGCAAAACTGCTTGCCGGCTCCGGCTACAAGGTCTACGTCGCTCAAAATCCGGCACAGGCAAACGAAAGGCTTCGCGACGGAAAGACCGAGATACTCATATTCTCGCCTGACTTTGCACAGGAAAGCGGCGGTGCCGCCGTGATACAGCAGCGGGCCAATTCCATGTACTCGTCCGAACGCCGTAGGCTGTTCCTGATCTCGCTCGAGGATCAGGGTACGACGATGAACGCTCAGGAAGCGTTCATGCGGAACCTGAATCTCATCGTCAACAACAACGACATCAAACAGCTGCCGCTAATACTGAACAGAGCGTTAGGCGACTACAACGATCTCTATTTTAATTTTAATAAAGCTTCTGGATTGGAAGCGGTCTAG
- a CDS encoding PaaI family thioesterase — protein sequence MDKQELLKDVADNELFKFLGIEIVEASGERVVLTMEVTPKVHQYLGIMNGGVSLYLAETAASVGVVAGTDLERFAPVGVEINANHLRAVSRGLLTVEATPIYSGRKMAVWKIDITNDRGKLICTSRITLFIQPRPAR from the coding sequence ATGGACAAACAAGAATTATTAAAAGACGTCGCTGACAACGAGCTTTTCAAATTTCTCGGCATCGAGATCGTCGAGGCGAGCGGCGAACGCGTCGTTCTGACGATGGAGGTTACTCCAAAGGTCCATCAATATCTCGGCATAATGAACGGCGGTGTTTCGCTTTATTTGGCTGAGACGGCAGCTTCGGTCGGCGTTGTCGCGGGAACCGATCTTGAAAGGTTTGCTCCGGTCGGCGTTGAGATAAACGCCAATCATCTGCGTGCGGTCAGCCGCGGGCTGCTCACGGTCGAAGCGACGCCGATCTATTCCGGACGCAAAATGGCCGTTTGGAAGATCGACATAACCAACGACCGCGGCAAGCTCATCTGCACATCACGCATCACCCTTTTCATCCAACCCCGCCCCGCTAGGTAG
- the holA gene encoding DNA polymerase III subunit delta encodes MPYKREDLRAQLKRGELSSVYVLFGAETYLRDLAAKTIADRAFNEGDARDFNETSFALAKAGELAGVLTAAYQMPMMASRRLVRVTNVRITQSGRGDTIKEEEDENALRSYLDDPAKDSIVIFVADELNGVRRMGKLLREKAFAVDFEPMADAELTNWAADRISETGCEIERPALDLLVKRAGPDVRRVTNEASKLVTAALPDKLITAELVDELVPFTRELDNFEFGRHLVAGDRPAALRVLRKIIDDGAEPLMILGLIAYNVRRLLIAKEMMEHSADRRDVANVLKLRYSDQESFLAAARRADADRLRKAVIRIAETDVALKTSIGGGGDAGGRMLLEMLVCELA; translated from the coding sequence ATGCCTTATAAACGCGAAGACCTGCGGGCTCAACTGAAACGCGGCGAACTGTCGTCGGTTTATGTGCTTTTCGGAGCCGAGACCTACCTTCGCGACCTTGCCGCAAAGACGATAGCCGATCGGGCTTTTAACGAGGGCGACGCGCGTGATTTCAACGAAACGTCGTTTGCTCTTGCAAAGGCAGGCGAGCTCGCCGGTGTGCTCACTGCGGCGTATCAGATGCCGATGATGGCAAGCCGCCGCCTCGTCCGCGTAACGAACGTCAGGATCACGCAATCAGGACGCGGAGATACTATCAAAGAAGAGGAAGATGAGAACGCCCTGCGGAGCTATCTCGATGATCCCGCAAAGGATTCGATCGTCATTTTTGTGGCGGACGAGCTGAACGGCGTCCGGCGCATGGGCAAACTGCTTCGTGAGAAAGCCTTCGCTGTGGATTTTGAACCGATGGCGGACGCAGAGCTAACAAATTGGGCCGCGGACCGGATAAGTGAAACAGGCTGCGAAATAGAAAGACCGGCTCTTGACCTGTTGGTAAAACGGGCCGGTCCTGACGTGCGTCGAGTGACGAATGAGGCGTCAAAACTGGTTACCGCTGCGTTACCTGACAAACTGATAACTGCCGAGCTTGTCGACGAACTCGTGCCGTTCACGCGGGAGCTCGACAATTTCGAATTCGGCAGACACCTGGTCGCGGGCGACCGTCCGGCAGCATTGCGTGTCCTGCGGAAGATAATCGATGACGGCGCAGAGCCTTTGATGATACTCGGGCTGATAGCCTACAATGTCCGCCGTCTGCTGATCGCCAAAGAAATGATGGAGCATTCCGCTGACAGGCGCGATGTCGCAAATGTCCTCAAGCTCAGATACAGCGACCAGGAATCATTTTTGGCGGCCGCAAGACGTGCTGATGCGGACCGTCTCAGAAAGGCGGTCATCCGCATCGCCGAGACCGACGTCGCGCTGAAAACTTCCATCGGCGGCGGCGGAGATGCGGGCGGCCGTATGCTGCTGGAAATGCTTGTCTGCGAACTTGCCTAG